In the Salvelinus namaycush isolate Seneca unplaced genomic scaffold, SaNama_1.0 Scaffold1158, whole genome shotgun sequence genome, AATGATATCAAACGTTAaccctacccccaagccatcagccAGAATGATATCACAACGTTAACCCTACCCCAAGCCATCAGCCAGAATGATATCACAACGTTAaccctacccccaagccatcagccAGAATGATATCACAACGTTAaccctacccccaagccatcagccAGAATGATATCACAACGTTAaccctacccccaagccatcagccAGAATGATATCACAACGTTAaccctacccccaagccatcagccAGAATGATATCACAACTTTAaccctacccccaagccatcagccAGAATGATATCACAATGTTAaccctacccccaagccatcagccAGAATGATATCACAACGTTAaccctacccccaagccatcagccAGAATGATATCACAACGTTAaccctacccccaagccatcagccAGAATGATATCACAATGTTAACCCTACCCCCAAGCCAACAGACAGAATGATATCACAATGTTAaccctacccccaagccatcagccAGAATGATATCACAACGTTAaccctacccccaagccatcagccAGAATGATATCACAATGTTAACCCTACCCCCAAGCCAACAGGTCTACATCTCAAAGGATAAGTATTTGTCAGAGTGGATAATTGAACATTGAATTGAATCAAATATAATTGAATACTGAACAACAATCTGTGGTAAATGTGTCAATTTATAGCTGGTTgtctccactctgtctctgtgGCTCTCTGTCTTTGTGGCACTGAAAAGGAATGTTGTTAGTTGACTGACTGGCCGTTGTGAGGCTGTTAGGTGTGACTGGCAGCTAATAGCAacctctctgtgtgtatgtccccccctctccttctccctccctccttctatcaCTGTAGTGATGATGAACACCTGTTGATTCAGCACTACTGTCAGAGTCTGAACCAGGGCTCTCCCCTCAGCCAGCCACGCAGCCCCGCCCAGATCCTCATCTCCATGGAGAGTGAGGAGAAGGGGGAGCTGGAGCGGGTGCTCAATGACCTGGAGTCAGACAACAGGTGAGGGGAACAGTGTGACACATTCATACCAACTGATCCACAGACAAACTGATATAGACAAGCTTCTCCATCGAACGTCCATGTTGGATCCAGACGATTCTACAGTTGTCAGACAGTCGGTTTACGGTTGTCTTGTGGGATGATAGGTCGTCACTAGtaaccacagccacaaagtcataaaccccacctattttattttttttaatctaattttaaacctaaccctaaccttaacaacactgctaaccttatgcctaaccttaaattaaaacCTAAAAGGAAATTTTTGTTATCATGAAATTTGACGATattatagccaattttgactttgtggctgtggtaactagtggaaactgAGTTGATAGTGAGGTTTTTGGATCTAGGCCAGgttactgtaaagcactttgtgactgATGTTGTTGTAAAACAGATACAAAATAATTTGATTGAGGGATTAATTGACTAGACTGAGCTGagttagcctgggtaccagtctgtttgagGTAATATTCAACTCCTTGGTAAATCACGGAGTGGAATGTTAGAAAACAGATTCTGGATTTTAGGCTAGAGTCGAGTCCCGTTGTGTACATGTCAgtcaagtgccttgctcaagggcatatcaacagatttttcacctagtcggctcggggattcgaagggacctgacctttcggttactggcccaacgctcttaaccgctgtCCGCTCCCTCTCAGGAAGCTACAGGCTGAGTATGACAAGTTGAAGAAGGCCCACGACCACAAGGGTCTGTCCCCGCTCCCCTCACCCCCGGAGATGCTGCCCGCTTCGCCCCAGAGCCCCCGGGACGCCGAGCTGATCGCCGAGGCCAAACTGCTGAGGCAGCACAAAGGACGGCTGGAGGCTCGCATGCAGATCCTGGAGGACCATAACAAACAACTGGAGTCACAGCTATACCGACTCAGACAGCTACTGGAACAGGTACTgaaacacacactgtacacacacacactatacacacagtatacacactgtatacacactgtacacacagtatacacacacacactatacacacagtatacacacactatacacactgtatacacacactatacacactgtatacacacagtatacacactgtacacacagtatacacactgtacacacagtatacacacacacacacactatacacacagtatacacacagtatacacacactatacacacagtatacacacacacactatacacacactatacacacagtatacacacacactatacacacagtatacacacagtatacacacacacacacacacagtatacacacacactatacacacagtatacacgcagtatacacacacacacagtatacacacactatacacacagtatacacgCAGTATACAGAAAGGACACACACATGCGAGCACACACACCAGATCACACCAGACACAGAGTCCAAAACCAGTTATAATgactctgtctgtttgtctatctatccatctatcctacatgaccaaaagactgtggacacctgctcgttgaacatctcattccaaaatcatagacattaatatggagttggtcccccctctgctgctataactgcctccactcttctgggaagactttccactagatgttggaacactgctgcagggacttgcttccattcagccacaagagcattactgaGGTTGGACACTGGTGTTGGGTGATTAggactggctcgcagtcggcattccaattcatcccaaaggtgttcaatggtgTTAAGGTCAGgttctctgtgcaggccagtcaagttcttccataccgatctcgaaaaccatttctgtatggaccttgctttgtgcattggggcattgtcattctgaaacaggaaagggccttctccacaaagttggaagcacagaatcgtctataatgtcattgtatgctgttccttcactggaactaaggggcgtagcccgaaccatgaaaaacagtcccagaccattattcctcctccaccaaacttaacagttggcactatgcattggggcaggtagcgttctcctggcagccACCacacccagatttgtccgttggaatgacagatggtgaagcatgattcatcactccagagaatgcgtttccactgcttcagagtccaatggcggcgagctttacaccactccagctgactcttggcattgcgcatggtgatcttaggcttgtgtgctgctgctcagccatgaaaacccattttaTAAAGCTctcgacaaacagttcttgtgctggaacttggtagtgagtgttgcaaccgaggacagatgatttttacacgctaagtgcttcagcactcggcggtcctgttctgtgagcttgtgtggcctaccacttcgcggctgagccgttgttgctcctagatgtttccacttcacaataacaacaacagttgaccggggcagttctagcagggcagaaatgttgcatggttgtgtgcttgattttatacatgtccacatactgttgtatatacactgtgtctgtctccagactgatgagtgtgtgggataatgcctgtgtctgtctccagactgatgagtgtgtgggataatgcctgtgtctgtctccagactgatgagtgtgtgggataatgcctgtctccagactgatgagtgtgtgggataatgcctgtgtctgt is a window encoding:
- the LOC120035935 gene encoding dystrophin-like, producing DDEHLLIQHYCQSLNQGSPLSQPRSPAQILISMESEEKGELERVLNDLESDNRKLQAEYDKLKKAHDHKGLSPLPSPPEMLPASPQSPRDAELIAEAKLLRQHKGRLEARMQILEDHNKQLESQLYRLRQLLEQTDSKVNGTALSSPSTSSQRSDTSLPLMRVAGSQTTETMGDDELSSPSQDALGLEEVMEQLNNSFPHSQGLSVGSLFHMADDLGRAMESLVNVMTDEQNGE